The proteins below are encoded in one region of Vanessa tameamea isolate UH-Manoa-2023 chromosome Z, ilVanTame1 primary haplotype, whole genome shotgun sequence:
- the Meigo gene encoding solute carrier family 35 member B1 homolog, with product MIKHKSEIRFIFYASSIFICYFIFAMLQEKITRGKYDGEKFTCALSLVLVQCVVNYIFAKILMFWQHEKDTTRTLYYFSSSLTYLLAMVCSIMALQWINYPTQVVGKAAKPIPVMILGVLIGRKQYPLKKYLFVFLIVIGIVMFMYKDQEKVLNDDTQGMGIGEILLLMSLTMDGLTGAVQERIKSESSPSAYSMMLNTNMWSSIISAIGVLLSGEIFKFVTFVTQHPEIIVYLVAFALTGALGQLFIFYMVSEFGPLPCSVVTTTRKFFTVLASVIIFGNVLFTRQWIGATLVFSGLFLDIFYSKSSPSKKTTNK from the exons ATGATTAAACATAAAAGTGAAATTCGATTTATTTTCTATGCTTCTTCTatctttatttgttattttatatttgcaatgttacaagaaaaaataacacGAGGAAAATATGATGGCGAAAAATTTACATGCGCGCTTTCCCTTGTCCTAGTTCAATGTGTCGTGAATTATATCTTCGCTAAAATATTAATG TTCTGGCAACATGAAAAAGACACTACCCGAACATTGTATTACTTTTCATCATCTCTCACATACTTGTTGGCTATGGTGTGCTCTATAATGGCTCTGCAATGGATCAATTATCCAACACAG gttgttGGTAAAGCAGCAAAGCCAATTCCAGTGATGATACTTGGAGTTTTAATTGGAAGGAAACAATATCCATTGAAGAAGTACTTGTTTGTTTTCCTTATTGTTATTGGTATTGTTATGTTCATGTACAAGGATCAAGAAAAAGTACTAAATGATGACACTCAAGGAATGGGAATAGGAGAAATTTTGCTGCTCATGTCCTTAACTATGGATGGATTGACCGGAGCTGTTCAG GAGAGAATAAAGAGTGAATCTTCCCCTTCGGCCTACTCAATGATGCTTAACACAAATATgtg GTCTTCAATCATATCTGCAATTGGTGTGCTTTTAAGCGGGGAGATATTTAAGTTTGTGACATTTGTGACTCAGCATCCAGAGATTATTGTATACTTAGTAGCATTTGCTCTGACCGGCGCCCTGGGACAGCTGTTCATATTTTACATG GTGTCTGAGTTCGGTCCACTTCCATGCTCAGTGGTGACAACGACGAGGAAGTTTTTCACGGTTCTGGCTTCAGTCATCATATTCGGAAACGTTCTATTTACACGACAATGGATTGGTGCTACGTTGGTCTTTTCTG GACTATTTTTGGACATATTTTACAGCAAATCCTCTCCGTCTAAGAAAACCACGAACAAATGA